The Helianthus annuus cultivar XRQ/B chromosome 16, HanXRQr2.0-SUNRISE, whole genome shotgun sequence genome includes a window with the following:
- the LOC110916468 gene encoding aldehyde dehydrogenase family 2 member B4, mitochondrial — MASRRISGVISRSLSLRPLSSSIVSQGNRSSLVHRFTTAAALEEPITPSVRVHDTQLLINGKFVDSASGKTFPTLDPRTGEVIANVAEGDAEDIDRAVAAARKAFDEGPWPKMTAYERSRILLRFADLVDQHNDDLAALETWDNGKPYLQSAETEVPMFSRLFRYYAGWADKIHGLTVPADGPYHVQTLHEPIGVAGQIIPWNFPLLMFAWKVGPALATGNTIVLKTAEQTPLTALYAARLLHEAGLPPGVLNVVSGYGPTAGAALAGHMDVDKIAFTGSTDTGKIVHELAAKSNLKPATLELGGKSPFIVCEDADIDKAVEQAHFALFFNQGQCCCAGSRTFVHERVYDEFLEKAKARAQSRSVGDPFQKGIEQGPQIDSEQYEKILRYIKSGIESNATLECGGDKVGSKGYYIQPTVFSNVKDDMLIAQDEIFGPVQSILKFKELPEVIKRANTTRYGLAAGVFTQNIDVANTLSRALRAGTVWVNCFDVFDAAIPFGGYKMSGIGREKGVYSLNNYLQVKAVVTSLKNPAWL; from the exons ATGGCCTCTCGAagaatctccggcgttatctcccGTTCACTTTCTCTCCGTCCTCTTTCTTCTTCAATCGTTTCTCAAG GAAATAGATCCAGTTTAGTACACAGATTCACTACTGCTGCAGCACTTGAGGAACCGATTACTCCGTCTGTTCGTgttcatgacactcagcttctgATCAATGGAAAATTTGTTGATTCAGCATCAG GGAAGACATTTCCGACTTTGGATCCACGTACAGGGGAAGTCATAGCCAATGTCGCTGAAGGCGATGCAGAAGATATCGACCGTGCGGTTGCTGCTGCTCGCAAGGCCTTCGATGAAGGCCCATGGCCCAAAATGACTGCTTAC GAGAGATCGCGTATACTACTAAGGTTTGCTGATTTAGTGGATCAACACAACGATGACCTCGCAGCTCTCGAGACATGGGACAATGGGAAGCCTTATCTACAGTCTGCTGAAACCGAAGTACCGATGTTTTCACGTCTATTTCGGTATTATGCTG GTTGGGCGGATAAGATCCATGGGCTAACGGTTCCTGCTGACGGGCCTTACCATGTGCAAACATTGCATGAACCAATAGGGGTTGCGGGTCAGATCATTCCATGGAACTTTCCTCTTCTTATGTTTGCTTGGAAAGTTGGACCCGCTCTTGCTACTGGCAACACTATTGTTTTGAAAACAGCTGAACAAACTCCATTAACCGCTCTTTATGCTGCAAGATTGCTCCATGAG GCGGGTCTTCCTCCTGGTGTTCTTAATGTGGTTTCAGGCTACGGTCCGACTGCCGGTGCAGCTCTTGCGGGCCATATGGATGTGGATAAG ATTGCTTTTACTGGATCGACAGACACTGGTAAAATTGTTCATGAATTGGCTGCAAAAAGCAATCTTAAACCAGCGACTTTAGAGCTTGGAGGGAAATCGCCTTTTATCGTGTGTGAAGATGCTGACATTGATAAGGCTGTAGAACAAGCACACTTTGCTCTCTTCTTTAATCAA GGTCAATGTTGCTGTGCGGGTTCTCGTACATTCGTTCATGAGCGTGTCTATGACGAGTTTCTGGAGAAAGCAAAAGCACGGGCTCAAAGCCGTAGCGTCGGTGATCCTTTCCAAAAGGGCATTGAACAAGGACCTCAG ATTGACTCGGAGCAATATGAAAAAATTTTACGTTACATAAAATCTGGAATTGAAAGCAATGCTACCCTTGAATGCGGAGGTGACAAAGTCGGGTCCAAAGGCTACTACATCCAACCGACTGTTTTCTCTAATGTTAAG GATGATATGCTGATAGCCCAAGACGAGATCTTCGGCCCTGTTCAAAGCATCTTGAAATTCAA GGAGCTACCTGAGGTGATAAAAAGGGCAAATACGACCCGATATGGACTTGCAGCTGGTGTGTTCACTCAAAACATTGATGTGGCTAACACGTTGAGTCGTGCGTTGAGGGCTGGAACTGTTTGGGTGAATTGCTTTGATGTGTTTGATGCTGCAATCCCATTTGGAGGGTACAAGATGAGTGGTATTGGAAGGGAAAAGGGTGTATACAGCCTTAATAATTACTTACAGGTGAAGGCTGTTGTTACCTCCTTGAAAAATCCGGCTTGGTTGTAA
- the LOC110916681 gene encoding RING-H2 finger protein ATL56, whose translation MVIEIVTSGVILVAGIAIFVVIHVCIVGRTFGSMNGGGSLVDRNGGTTMVMISRSGSMSEEDIKKLPSYDFNMEAAEKAMVKCVVCLERFKSGEKCKLLPNCNHSFHGECIDSWLIKTGACPICRAIVDLGSGQTSFSNEVELELR comes from the coding sequence ATGGTGATTGAAATTGTGACCTCAGGGGTGATTTTAGTTGCGGGTATTGCTATATTTGTTGTAATACATGTATGTATAGTTGGTAGGACATTTGGAAGCATGAACGGTGGTGGTAGTTTGGTGGATAGAAATGGTGGTACTACCATGGTGATGATAAGTAGAAGTGGGAGCATGTCAGAAGAAGATATCAAGAAACTGCCATCTTATGATTTCAATATGGAAGCAGCAGAGAAAGCAATGGTGAAGTGTGTTGTGTGTTTGGAGAGGTTCAAAAGCGGCGAAAAATGCAAGCTTTTGCCGAATTGTAATCATAGTTTTCATGGTGAGTGTATAGATTCATGGCTGATCAAGACTGGTGCTTGTCCTATTTGTAGAGCTATTGTTGATTTGGGAAGTGGGCAAACTAGTTTTTCAAATGAAGTTGAGTTGGAGTTGAGATAG